The Vidua macroura isolate BioBank_ID:100142 chromosome 2, ASM2450914v1, whole genome shotgun sequence DNA window TATGAGGCTGTGGTAATCCTTACCTAGTCTGATATATTCATGTTTGTGATCTTTTTATGTGTCTCCtcttttatttgaataaaacaaagcaatttgTTTAAATATAATATTGCATAATAATAATGTTATTAATATTACTGTGATGTTTATAATATctttatatttcattaaatagGGCAGTGGGTAATTTAAATTAACTGTGCTCACATTTTATCATAGTGACTTTTTACTGTCTAACTGTTCagctctccttttctcttttttaattatttcattgcCAAACTCAACGCTACTGTTTTGAAAGACAATTGTTATCATTGCTTATATCATTACACCATTGCCTGTATTAGTACCAGTGATTAAACACTTATATTTTTCCAAGACTACATATACATTATTAAGTAATGAAGCACAACAGGAGAGGGTCAAGTTATTAAAGCAGTTGGTATTGAAAGCCCCATAACTAGATTATGTGTGGTTTAGAAGATTTACTTCAAATTAGGGCTAGTTTTGTCCCCTGGACTGAGATATGACCCCAACCCCTGATGTTCAAAGATGTCCAAAGAGAAGTTTTGTCACAAGTCCTTGCTCTCTGTCCTGGGAGATGCTCACTGGGTAAAATGAGAGCATCAGTGCTGGTTGCACCTCACTGTCTCTTGCCACTGTGTCTGCATAAGACGAAGTCCAGTGCTCAAACAAACCCAAGGAAGATTGAAGTTATTGATAACTGCTTACAGATACCCACAGAGCCAAATTCTGGCTTGCTGGTACCCACATGTGTGTCAAAGAGTCTGAGGATTGTGTGGGACTGCTAGGAAAATTTTCTGCTCTGATTTCCGTTCTGGTCTACACTGGTGAACAACAAAGCTGTGTGCTTCAATGGAAGACTGAAGAGTGTCCTGGACAGGATCCTTCATTCACAGTGTGCACAGCACATTTGTTCATGCCTGTGCCTTGACCTGGAAATGTCAGCTTCATGTGGTTTTATTCCAGCATTGTTCACAGTCACAAGTGAAACTGTAGCCAGGCAGAATATTTTAACATTGCCTTTGCTGCATATGCAGAAACATGAGTTTGTCTGTCTAGAAACTGTTCAGACATCAACTTTCAACTGGATCCTCTCATCGTATTTCCAAATTTTAAACTTCCAAGCAGAAAGATCATAATCCTACATATGAAACACTAGGTAATCAAATTACAGGCATTTAAACTTCACACTGAAATACAAAGTGTATCATTTATACAGAACAAAACTTTTACCACACCTTTTCATAGAAAATTTAGGTTCTTACTCGGAAAAACTTGCATTGAAACCATGGGGACTATTTATGAAGAAGAGACTTCAACATAATTCTTAGTGTAATTTTGGTATCAGACAGCATCCTCCTACACTTTGAAGCTGATCACATTTTCTTATGATGCAAAACTCCACAAGGTTTCCCCACCTGACAGAATGTCTGGGTTGATAGCTGTGGCTGAAAACACAACCATGTCTTACAGTACCTTTTAAACTGCCTTTGTAAAACAGTTGACAAATAGCTTCAAAGACTTCTCTAGgcttaaatatttctgaagtgtGACAAAACAGAGTGAGTCAGAGTAGAGGAGGAAGCCAGCTGGGAAGTTCCAGGCGAAAATATTTACTGCTGTTAGTGATGGCAAATATTCAACCTTcaaataagcaaaatattttttattttgcaacagCTTTATTACTTGCACACGGTGTATTGTTTTAAATTCCTGACTATCAGCAACATGAGAACTTGCTGTGATTTCCTCGGAGCAGTTAAAGCACTCCCTAGTGCCAAGAAGACTGGGTGGTCCTCAGTCCATGGGGCTATCTCCTGGACTGGTTTATCTCCAAAGCAGACAAAACCATATGTGTTCCCTGTGGGAGGTCTTCAGGCATCTGGCAACACTACTCAACCTTCATCATGTTGTACTTCTCAGTGATGTCCATGGAGTTTTTCCGAGTCAGAGTGAAAAAAACTGCTTGACAAAACCCTGCCAGCACAAAGTAGCTGATGTGATTGTGCCATGGATGTTCTATTATGTGTATTATGGCAGAAATGAGGCAAACTGAAATTTACATGGGTTAGTGCCTGGCTGGTGTTTATTTCTCCAGACAAGAAATGTGACATTACAAAGGGGAGAGAAACATTTAACCTACACACAGATCTGAGGACACCTGACTTCCAACCTTGGTCCTGACAGCGAGGTCACTCCCTGTATCCCTCACCCTACAGCAACACATCCCATCTGGCTGTTGAATTTACTACACCAAGATTTCTAGGAGTCTGCTAGACTTGTAGATGAAGGCACAACTATCATTACTTTCAGCAGTGACTGTGATGAATATccaattaaaatgtatttctgctaTTTCCTATACTGGGAGAGTTTGAAgacagcagcaacaaaacagTTGGATCTGTGATTTgtaaaaattctaaaatatatCTCAAATATACATTTAATCTTGCTCTAGATATAAATTCTATAAAGATTTTTGAACTTGAGGACTACACACAATGTGTAAATGTAAACATATATTTAGCTTCCACAGCAACAGGTGtaacaggaaaattaatttaaggtGACAATATTACTCATAGAAATGATTTAGGCTGCTGTCATCTCATCttgaaattattaaattgttATTTGccataataaaacaaatattattaTAGTCTGAATATCTGTTTTGTATATACAACCACAACTTACTGTGGATTTCagtaacagctttttttttaagatgaagaGATATGTAGAGCTTTAGCTGATGTTGTGTTGAGGAATACAGAAAGCCATGTTTTGATTTTATGCTAAATAATTCAACAGATTTGTTTCAATATAACAATTGTCTTAATATGGATGCCACTGAAGTGCAGATGAAAGTCACACTGAAGTTTCACTGTAAGACTGCAAAAAATCAAAAGTAACTAGGCAACTCTTGCTATGAATCCTCacaagggaatttttttttttgttttttttgtcgTTCAAATTTATCACTATTTGGCTTATAAAGATTTCTATGTTGCATTGTCCTGAAACATTTCATAAATGCTGAATTAATGTCAACATTTTTGTTGAGTACCATAGGCAGGATCAGGCCTTGCATCATCAATGTAACTGCTCAGGCTTTGAATTTGGAATGCTTAGCAGCAAATGCTTAGCAGcaatggaaatgaaaacatgaCTAGATAAAATTTCTCCAAAGTCACGTATCAGTGCTGAAAgctcctgaagaaaaataagaactgTCATTGCAGTTGATATGATCAAATTTCTTGAGTGAATGAGAATTCCACAGAAGTCAATTGAACTCTCCCACTCACTTTCACAAGTCGCAGAATTCTCATATtatcagaaaaatgttttaataaacaaaataactAACAGTTGTGGGTTTGAACCATTTTGAATCCTTGATTAATGCAGACTAGGGATTGTGTTCATTTCAGGTAGTGTTCATTGTATCAGGTGGGCTCTGGATTGAATCTACATACAGCTTAAGGCTTCACGGGATTCTGCTCTTCCTTAGCATTGTATTTCGgtattttttttgcagttttctaCTTTAGCAAAGTAACTTTCCTATATTCCCATTTTATGACTAAAACCAGTTATTTATCAAGACAGGTGTTAGTGCCGGCAATGCTTCACCTCATCCACTAGGGTGGACTAGTGTTTCCTGGAGATCCCTTCCAGCCAACTCTGTATGTTGAAGCAGGCAGCCAGATACCAactccagccacagctgttGGCATGTCTTATATTTTATGAGTGCTTGCAGCATGGACTATGGAAGTACTATGTACACAGTATGGAATGACTATGTACAATAGGTTTATGGGTGTACGTGACTTAGTTTCTAACCTAACAGCACCCTCACACAAaactgtgctttatttttttgagTTAACAGACCTGAATCACTTTTCTTACTAACATAGAGTCAAGTCACAGGGCCTTGATGTATGTGGTATGTAAAATCTGAAATCCAAACAGTCAGTGAGAATTTTTGCTTGGTGTAACTTTGCTGCCTTCAGTAGATATATATGAGAGGACCTTGTATCGACAGCTGTTGGATATGAGCATGTGCAATGTCAGAGCTGGAAACTTGTTCAGTTCTGTACAAACACTGTTTGAACTGTGTGAGTCAACAGCCTCACAGTTCACTGAAGCAAATTGCTTAGGAAAAAAGTTTCGAGCCTATGTGACGTACTTTTTCACAGCAACTCTGTgaagcagaactggaaaaagtaattttctggtAACCATGAGgttttgcagtttttaaatAACTGTGAGATTTTCAAGTAAACATGTATGATTCTAAGAAGGCTGTAAAGGAGCAAAAAGAAtcctcttttaaaatttattttcttttagtttttccAAATTGTTACGCCGCCTATAGGTGCTTGAAACTGAATTTGACAAGAATTCAAAGCTATTGTGGCAActgtcacttctttttttttccttttttttttcctaaataagtGACTTATTCAAATTTGCTCTCAGCCTCACTGTCTAAATtatatctgtttttaaaatatcccCTGCATCTTCCAAAGTACTTCCCTGTGAAGCCACAGGACACAGCATGTAAATCATAGCTCAGCTGGTGTGGGAAAACCCTTTTGTTAGAATTTAAAACCTCTAGCTGTTTCAGGTGTGGAttggaagaaataaatgagaatgcacatggaaagcagcagagcagtccTGCTTTCTCATGGGCAATAGGGCAGGGGAGACCTGAGACTGTGCCTGCCTTCGTGATGTGAATGGGCAGGGCTCTCCTCCCCCTGTTCCCTGTTCTCTGCCCCGTGCTTCTACATGTGCTCATGTACGGGGTTTGTGTGGCAAGGTTCTGGTAGTGATGGGGTGACAGGGGTGGCTTCTTTGAGAAGGCGCTAGAAACTTCCCTCCATGCCTAGTAGAGCCAATACCAGCCAGCTCCAAGACAGACCCACTGCTGGCCGTGGCTGACCCCATCAGTGATAGCAATAGCACCTTTGGGATAAtgtatttaagaaggaaaagagtTTCTGCACAGAAGCAATCACAtccagagaagagaggaatgaAAATATGTAAGAGCAGACACCAAAGCTGGTGCAGAAGAAAGGGATGGAggtgctgcagaggctggagcagagattcccctgcagcctgtgatCCATGGTGAGGCAGGACATTCCTGGATGGAGGACCTCATGCCAGAGCGGGTGGATGCCCATAGGACTCTCCGCTGCTGAGCAAGGTTCCTGGCAGGATCTGTGACCCTGTAGAGAAAGAAAGCCCATGCTGGGGCAGGTTTGCtggtaggacttgtgaccccACTGGGGAGCCCGTTGGATCAGCCtgctcctgaaggactgcaccctgtggaagggacccacactggagcagttcatGAAGAACTGCAGGCCCTGAGAAAGACTCACGTTGGAGAAGTTCAAAGGACTGTCTTCCGTGGGAGGACTGACACTGGAACAGGGAAAGGGTgtgaggagtccttcccctgaggaggaaggagcagcagagacaccatgtgatgaactgaccacagccTCCATTCCCCATCCTCCTGCGCCGCTCTtggggaggaggcagagaaatttTGAGCGATTTTGagcccaggaagaagggaggagtgGAGAAAAGGTGTCTTTCagttttggtttaattttccATTACCCTAGTCTGATTTGATTGGCaaaaaattaagttaatttCCCCAAATCGGTTTTGTTTTGCCCATGACTGTAACTGCTGAATGATCTCTCCTTGTCCTTAGGTCGACCAGAGCGCCTTTCgttgtattttctctcctctaCATTGCTGATGAAGACGGAGACAAAGCGGCTGTGATTAACACCCGGCCCTAAGCCGGGGTCAACCCACCAGAGGTGCCAGGGTGCGGGCGCCCTGACACCCCTTGTGAACGTCCCTACAACCTTTGCCGTGCGTGCCTGGGCTCTCACCGGGGATCCCTCCTGAGTGCGGAGATACAAATTCCCTCTGCAGCCCCGAGTCGGGCATGAGCAACCGAGCGGCCCGGGGCCGCAGCTCCCCGGCTGCCGCGGCGCTGCTGCCGCACGGGGCAGCGGCGAAGCCGCGGAATCCCGGCAGGAGCCCGAGCACCGCTCTCCCCGaaggcggagcggcagcggccgcggcgggcggggcaAGGCGGCACCAGGGGCGGGGGCGGCACCCGGGCCGGGAGGCGGCGGGCGGAGGACGGGCCGGCAATGGCCGGGaggggcggcggcagcggcacctccccgccgccggggccgggggtggGGGcagagcggcggcggcggcagcagccccagccccaggatgCGCTGCCCGGCCCTGGCGCGGCCGGTGCCCTGCGAGGGGCAgagcggcggcagcgggcgGCGGGGATGGATGCGGCCCCGCGGCGCTGCCGCGGCTGCTGCtggcggcgctggcggcggcggctgcgcgggcggcGGTGGGCGCTGGCGGCCGGGCTGCtgggcgccgccgccgccgcgctcgcCCTATACTCGGCGCTGCCCGAGCCGGCCCGGGCGGACGGCGGGGCGGTGACCGTGCTGCTGTGGTGGGAGCCTTTCGGTCGCCCGCGGCGCTTGCCCGACTGCCGGCGGCGCTACAACATCAGCGGCTGCCGCCTCAGCGCCGACCGCAGCCAGTTCGGCGAGGCGCAGGCCGTGCTGTTCCACCACCGCGACCTGGCGCGGCACGGCGCCGAGGGGCTGCCCCGAGGGTCCCCGCCGCGGCCCCCGCGCCAGCGCTGGGTATGGATGAACTTCGAGTCGCCGTCGCACTCGCCCGGCCTGCGGGGGCTCGCCGGGCTCTTCAACTGGACCATGTCCTACCGCCGCGACTCGGACGTGTTCGTTCCCTACGGGTACCTCTACGTCCCGCCGGCGCCCCGGCCCTTCGTCCTGCCCCGCAAGACGCGGCTGGTGGCCTGGGTCATCAGCAACTGGAACGAGGAGCACGCCCGGGTGCGCTACTACCGCCAGCTGAAGGAGCACCTGCCCATCGACGTGTACGGGGCGCGGGGGCTGGCGCTGGCCGAGGGCGGTCTGGTGGAGACCGTCTCAGCCTACAAGTTCTACCTGGCCTTCGAGAACTCCCAGCACACCGACTACATCACCGAGAAGCTCTGGAGAAACGCTTTCTCCGCCAGCGCCGTGCCCGTCGTCCTGGGACCTCGCAGGGCCAACTACGAGCGCTTCATCCCCCCCGATTCTTTCATCCACGTTGACGACTTCCCCAGCCCCCGGCTGCTCGCCACCTACCTGAAATTCCTCgataaaaacaaacccaactaCCGGCGGTACTTTGCCTGGAGGAAGAAGTACGAAGTCCACGTCACCTCGTTCTGGGATGAGCATTTCTGCAAGGTCTGCGAGGCTGTTAGGACAGCTGGGAATCAAATCAAGACTGTTCAAAATCTGGCCAGCTGGTTTGAAAGCTGATGTTTCTGGCGGGCGAGGCTTGCCTGGACAGCCTGGTCCAAGTGTCAAGGTGTCAAGAAGGATGGGTCTCGCAGAGATCATTAGCACAGGTAGTCGGCATTAGCCACAGGAGATTGGCATAAGTTAGAGAAGCATACAGGTTTCAAAACAAGCTGTGAACAGCCtacaaaagaaagatttttattaAAGAGAAAATCATGAAGGTACAAAGAGACATTATGCCAGATGATTCCTAAAGAGCAAAGTTAAATTTCCAAAAGTTGTACAGTTACAGAACTTTTAAAGTTCTGCACAACTCAGCATAAATATCTGATGCCAAATTCCTCAGTTGTACAGCTGAAACCAATTTTGGCGGCTATGACAACTTCCTGGACTGTGAAACTTTCCTCTGCTCACAGAAGATACATGATCAGTGCTGGTTTTCTGTAATACTAAGACGAAAATGAATGTAATGAatgttttaaactgttttttatGCGTGTGAAAGCTATTTGCATACAATTTCTGAGCCGCAAGTGTTGAATGTAAGAACCTTATACAGTAGCACCTTTTAACAAAGCTTGAAATTGCAGCAGCCTGCTAATAATGCTTTGAACCAAATAATTGTTCCGTTTAGGAAAAAGCATATGGAGGGGACTGAATCTCAGTGAACAAACAGCTCAGATGATGTAAAGTATTTCTCCTACTACCTGCTGAAACCATAGGCATGTTTATTCTCTATGAGAGTAGAGTAGAACTTTAAGTACAGGAAAACACAGACTGTAGGGAAGAAAACTGGAACACTTCCACCCTCCCTTTATTCAGGAATTAGAAAAGGTTTACAGGTATCTGcatgtttttctctgcagaattaTTGCCATACAGGAAAATGCAGGGAAAGGCTCAGAATGACAGGGGGTTTATTACTGTATTGAATATATATACAGAAAGGTTAACTTTTTTCTCAAGTATCAGTAGACAGTGCTGTTGTGTAGCAACTCTTTTGGTTTTTggcatgcatttttaaaaattctgctgggGGGCagattagttttttttttttgtttgtttgggttttttttgggtgttttttttttgtttttaaaataacaaccACCAAAAAATCCACTAATCACTTccattcagaaagaaaattactgtaGAGAATAAGATCTACATTGCTTGTAAAATACAGATTGTGTGAGGAAAGAATATAAAAAGGGAAGGATTTactattttctcttcctttggtTTTGAGGTCTTTTTGTGGCTCAGTTTTTAAATCAATATATAGGTTCTTAAGGTAGAACTCCCTTCACTCAGTGCCTGTCAGGAGCAGTAGTTATTCCCTTTTAGACTCCCACATTTTGCTGGAGCCATCCTAGTAGTGGATGTGCGGTTACTTTTTGGTTACATGTAACCTTGCTCAAACAAAGCCAGAAAGAAACTTCAGTTACAATTACACATCCTTGCCAAGCTCAGCCTTCCTGTCTTTTGCAGCTATGAAGTTTGGTGGCAAAAAAATGGCAACCTATAAGAGACTTGCCCACATGATTAAggtatttcttctgctgctttttaatcCATGGAGTTAGTCAGAGACTTCATT harbors:
- the FUT4 gene encoding alpha-(1,3)-fucosyltransferase 4, coding for MAGRGGGSGTSPPPGPGVGAERRRRQQPQPQDALPGPGAAGALRGAERRQRAAGMDAAPRRCRGCCWRRWRRRLRGRRWALAAGLLGAAAAALALYSALPEPARADGGAVTVLLWWEPFGRPRRLPDCRRRYNISGCRLSADRSQFGEAQAVLFHHRDLARHGAEGLPRGSPPRPPRQRWVWMNFESPSHSPGLRGLAGLFNWTMSYRRDSDVFVPYGYLYVPPAPRPFVLPRKTRLVAWVISNWNEEHARVRYYRQLKEHLPIDVYGARGLALAEGGLVETVSAYKFYLAFENSQHTDYITEKLWRNAFSASAVPVVLGPRRANYERFIPPDSFIHVDDFPSPRLLATYLKFLDKNKPNYRRYFAWRKKYEVHVTSFWDEHFCKVCEAVRTAGNQIKTVQNLASWFES